In the Rhinatrema bivittatum chromosome 6, aRhiBiv1.1, whole genome shotgun sequence genome, one interval contains:
- the TNFRSF12A gene encoding tumor necrosis factor receptor superfamily member 12A, which yields MLLARGLGAALPLLLLLGLAGAEQAADSTCQNGKSWSSDLGKCMDCFSCKKSPKGDFCQTCGDVITKKDDSMWMIVGGAAAMFMMLCVIIGVVIFFTRCRKREKFTTPIEETGGHSAEESLIH from the exons ATGCTGCTGGCCCGGGGGCTGGGAGCGGCCCTGCCTCTGCTACTGCTTCTGGGGCTGGCCGGGGCGGAGCAGGCAGCAG ATTCTACGTGTCAGAATGGGAAATCCTGGAGCTCGGACCTGGGGAAATGTATGGACTGCTTTTCCTGTAAAAAGTCTCCCAAGGGTGATTTCTGTCAGACGT GTGGTGATGTCATTACAAAGAAGGATGACTCCATGTGGATGATTGTCGGGGGCGCAGCTGCCATGTTTATGATGCTTTGTGTCATCATCGGCGTAGTCATATTTTTCACTCGGTGTCGAAAGAGGGAAAAATTCACCA CACCAATTGAAGAAACAGGGGGCCACTCTGCAGAAGAGTCACTGATACACTGA